Within Pseudomonas alloputida, the genomic segment GCGCCGGGCTGCCAGCAAGGGCCTGGACGTGCGTCTGTTGTTGACCGGCCCGCGTACCGATCACCCCTCGGTACGCTACGCCGGGCATCGTTACTACCCGCGTCTGTTGCGCGCGGGCGTACGGATTTTCGAGTACCAGCCGTGCTTCCTGCACCTGAAGATGGCTGTGGTAGACGACTGGGTCAGCGTCGGTTCGTGCAACTTCGACCACTGGAACTTGCGCTTCAACCTTGAAGCCAACATCGAAGCGCTCGACCCGCCGTTGACAGCGGCGGTGGTGGCCAGCTTCGAGCGCGACTTCGCCCAGAGCGAAGAAGTCGACCTCGCCCACTGGCATGCGCGCCCTTGGTGGCGCAGGGTGAAGCAACGGATCTGGGGCTGGCTCGATCGGCTGGTGGTCAACTTCCTCGACCGCCGTGACTGACAGCGGCTATCGTGCAGTGACTATTCACAGTTAACCGAAGGAGTGGGCGAGATGACGGCGAAGAAAATTCTCATGCTGGTGGGCGACTACGTCGAAGATTACGAAGCGATGGTGCCGTTCCAGGCCTTGAGCATGGTGGGCCACACGGTGCATGCGGTGTGCCCGGAAAAGCTGGCGGGGCAGACCGTGCGTACCGCGATTCATGACTTCGAGGGGGAGCAGACCTACAGCGAAAAGCCTGGGCACAATTTTGCCCTGAATTATGATTTCGTGCGGGTGCGGCCCGAGAGTTATGACGCGCTGCTGATCCCGGGTGGCCGGGCGCCGGAGTATCTGCGCCTGAATGAAAAGGTGTTGGACCTGGTGCGGGCGTTCGACCAGGCCGGCAAGCCGATTGCGGCGGTGTGCCATGGTGCCCAGCTGCTGGCGGCGGCAGGGGTGCTGGAGGGGCGTGAGTGCAGCGCGTACCCGGCATGTGCGCCAGAAGTGCGCCTGGCGGGTGGCACGTTCATCGACATCGCGGTGGACCAGGCGCATGTGGATGGCAACCTGGTGACCGCACCGGCATGGCCCGCGCACCCGGCCTGGCTGGCGGCGTTCCTTAAAGTGCTGGGCACGCGTATTGTCTGACAGGCTTGATTGAGTTGGCAGCGGGTTGCTTCAGGCAACCTGCTCCACCCAGTCATTGAGGTTGTAGTAGTTGGTGACCCGGGCAATCTTGCCACAGTGAATATAGAAGAACGCCCCTGCCGGCAGCACATAGGTCTGGCCGTTTGCTGTCGGCAACCCTTCGTCATCGGCCAGGTATTGGCCATGCACGGTGAACTCCGCCGCCGCGCGGCTGCCATCGGCGTTCTGCATCACCACGATGTCGGCCAGGCGCTCGCGGTAGCAGCGGTTCATCTTTTCCATGAACGCGGCGAACCTGGCCTTGCCCATCTGGCGCTCGCCCTGGTTGATGTCGTGGATCACGTCTTCGCTGAGCAGCGCCAGAAACGCCGGCATGTCACCCGCGTTGAAGGCGGCGTAGTAAGCATTTACCAGTTCGGTTGCGGTCATGGAACATTTCCTGTCGTGTAGGGAAAAGGCGGGTCGTTACCTCGGATGATAGGGTTTCCCCTCAAGCCCGGCTTAGCCGAGCGCGTCATCCACATCGACAAAACGACCGCCAAACATGGAAATACGCCTGTTGCACGGTGCCGCTATCGCGCCTTACATCGATGACCTCGCTCGCCTGCGCCTTACTGTGTTCCGCGAGTTCCCCTACCTTTACGACGGCACCCCGGAGTACGAGGCCGACTACCTGGCCAACTATGCCCGCTCCGGGCGCAGCCTGGTTGTGCTGGCGCTGGACGACGGCAAGGTGGTCGGCGCCTCTACCGGCCTGCCGCTGGTGGATGTCGCGCCCGAATTCCAGCAGCCATTCCTGGCCCAGGGGCGCGACCCGGCCAGTGTGTACTACTTCGGTGAGTCGCTGGTGTTGCCGGCATACCGCGGACAGGGCCTGGGGGTTCGCTTCTTCATCGAGCGCGAGTCCTACGCACACAAACTGGCCGAGTTCGATTACTGCGCGTTCTGCGCGGTCGAGCGACCCGGTGCGCACCCGCGACGGCCAGCCGAGTACAAACCCCTGCACGGCTTCTGGCGCAACCGCGGCTTCCTGCACGACCCATCGCTGCGTACCACCTACGCCTGGCGCGACCTGGACGAGCAGGAAAGCTCCGACAAGCTGATGTCGTTCTGGCTCAAGGCACTGCCGGTATGATCCGCCTGGCAGCCTGCCAGTACGCCATCGAGCTGCACGAAACCTGGGACGCCTACGCCGACCACCTGCAAGGCCTGTGCGCCGAAGCGGTGGAGGCGGGGGCACGCTTGCTGCTACTGCCTGAGTACGCCGGGCTGGTGCTGAGCGGCCAGCTGAGTGCCGGGCAGCGGGAAGACCTGAAGGCTTCGATTGCCGGCATCCAGCCGCTGATCGAACCCTGGAAAGCGTTGTGCGAGAGCCTTGCCCGACGTTGGGGGATCTACCTGCAACCGGGCAGTGTGCCGGTGCTGGACAACGATGGGCGCTACCGCAACCGTGCCTGGCTGTTCGGCCCCCAAGGTGTGCTGGGTTATCAGGACAAACTGATGATGACCCGCTTCGAGCGCGAGCAGTGGGACATCGCTGCAGGCCAGGGGCTGCAGGTGTTCGAAACCGAACTGGGGCGCTTGGGCATCCTGATCTGCTACGACAACGAGTTCCCGATGCTGGCCCGCCGCCTGGCCGAGTGTGGTGCCGACCTGATCCTGGCGCCAAGTTGTACCGATACCGAAGCCGGTTACCACCGGGTGCGTATTGGCGCCCAGGCGCGCGCCCTGGAGAGCCAGATTGCCGTGTTGCAGAGCCCGACGGTGGGGGTGGCGCCCTGGTCGCCGGCATTGGACGAGAATATCGGCCGGGCAGGCTTGTTCGTACCGCCGGATCACGGGATGCCGGGGGATGGGGTGGTGGCGTTGAGTGAGCAGCTGAACCCGGACTGCAGCCAGTGGCTGGTGTGTGAGGTAGATTTGGAGGAAGTGCGGCGGGTGAGGCGGGAAGGGCAGGTGTTTACCTGGCGGGACTGGCCGGAGCAGTTCGAGAGAGTCCTGTGATGACTGTGGCGGCCTCTTCGCGGGCAAGCCCGCTCCCAAATGCGTAGCCTTCTGGCTTGCGCTGTACGTGTGGGAGCGGGCTTGCCCGCGAAGCAGCCGCCGCAGTTACATCAGGTTACTTCACTTCGACGGCCAGGCTTTCGGCAATCTTGCTCTGCCACAGGGCAGGGCCAGTGATGTGTACCGATTCACCGTTGCTGTCCACGGCGACGGTCACCGGCATGTCCTTGACTTCGAACTCGTAGATCGCTTCCATGCCCAGCTCGGCGAAGGCCAGTACCTTCGACTTGCGGATGGCCTGGGCGACCAGGTAGGCAGCGCCGCCAACGGCCATCAGGTACACGGCCTTGTTGTCCTTGATCGCCTCGATGGCGGTCGGGCCACGCTCGGACTTGCCAATCATGCCCAGCAGGCCAGTCTGCTCAAGGATCTGGCGAGTGAACTTGTCCATACGGGTAGCAGTGGTCGGGCCGGCTGGGCCTACCACTTCGTCACCCACCGGGTCGACCGGGCCGACGTAGTAGATGAAGCGGCCTTTCAGGTCTACCGGCAACTCTTCGCCACGGTTGAGCATTTCAACCATGCGCTTGTGCGCGGCATCACGGCCGGTCAGCATCTTGCCGTTGAGCAGGATGGTTTCGCCCGGCTTCCAGCTGGCCACTTCTTCCGGGGTGATGTCGTCGAGGTTGACGCGACGGGCGCTCGGGCCGGCTTCCCAGACGATTTCCGGGTAAGCGTCCAGCGACGGCGCTTCCAGTTCTGCCGGGCCGGTGCCATCGAGCACGAAGTGGGCGTGGCGGGTAGCAGCGCAGTTGGGGATCATGCACACCGGCAAGGACGCGGCGTGGGTCGGGTAGTCCATGATCTTGACGTCGAGCACGGTGGTCAGGCCACCCAGGCCCTGGGCGCCGATGCCCAGCTGGTTGACCTTGTCGAACAGCTCCAGGCGGATTTCTTCCAGGCGGTTCTGTGGGCCACGGGCTTTCAGTTCGTGAATGTCGATGGACTCCATCAACACTTCCTTGGCCATGACCGCGGCCTTCTCGGCGGTACCGCCGATGCCGATGCCGAGCATGCCAGGCGGGCACCAGCCAGCACCCATGGTCGGCACGGTCTTCAGTACCCAGTCGACGATCGAGTCGGACGGGTTGAGCATGGCCATCTTCGACTTGTTTTCCGAGCCGCCGCCCTTGGCTGCGACATCGACTTCCACCTTGTCGCCGGGGACTATGGAGTAGTGGATCACTGCCGGGGTGTTGTCCTTGGTGTTCTTGCGGGCACCGGCCGGGTCGGCCAGGATCGAAGCGCGCAGGACGTTTTCAGGCAGGTTGTAGGCGCGACGCACACCTTCGTTGATCATGTCGTCGACGCTCATGGTGGCGCCATCCCAGCGCACGTCCATGCCCACGCGGATGAACACGGTGACGATACCGGTGTCCTGGCAGATTGGACGATGGCCGGTGGCGCACATGCGCGAGTTGATCAGGATCTGGGCGATGGAATCGCGTGCAGCAGGCGATTCCTCACGCAGATAGGCCTCGTGCATGGCCTGGATGAAATCGACGGGGTGGTAGTACGAGATGAATTGCAGGGCGTCGGCGACGCTCTGAATCAGGTCGTCTTGCTTGATCACGGTCATGCAGCGCGCTCCTCTTAAAGACGGGAACATTCAAAAAGACGCTCGACATAGCCGACCAGCACGTCGAAGCGCCTTGCAAGGCGCCGGCAGGTCAGGCCGACGGAAAAAGGCGCGGCAGTATAGCGCGCATCCGTGCCCGGCACACCTGCGGCCGGTCTGGACCATGGTCGGCAGCGCGCAGGCATCTATTTTGCTGGTGTGCTCTGCTTGGCTTACAGTGAGCCTTGGACAGCAGGAGATGTACCGAACATGCCCGAAATTTGCGTGGGCGAGCGCCGCTGGCTGGTGCCCATTGGCAGCAACCTGCTCGATGCCCTCAACGAGGCGGGGCTGAATGTGCCTTACAGTTGCCGCGCCGGCAGTTGCCACGCCTGCCTGGTGCGCTGCCTGGAAGGGCAACCGGCAGACGCTTTGCCCGAGGCATTGGCATTGGAGAAACATGCCCAGGGCTGGCGTCTGGCTTGCCAGTGCCGGGTGGTCGAGGACCTGCGTGTGGCGTTGTACGACCCCCAGCAGGGTGGCGTACCGGCGCAGGTCTGTGCGTTGGACTGGTTTGGCGATGTGTTGCGCCTGCGGTTGCGCCCCGATCGGGTGGTGCGTTACCAGGCGGGGCAGCACGTGGTGCTGTGGCTAGGCGCGGTTGCTCGGCCTTATTCCTTGGCCAGCCTGCCGGGCGAGGATGATTTTCTCGAGTTTCATATCGATTGCCAGCGGCCTGGTGCCTTTTGCGACAAGGCGCGTGGTCTGCAGGTCGGCGATGAGATGCGTTTGGGGGAGTTCAGAGGCGGAGCCCTTCATTACGACCCTGATTGGCAGGAGCGGCCGCTGTGGTTGCTGGCTGCGGGAACCGGGCTGGCGCCGCTCTGGGGTATCTTGCGCGAAGCGTTGCGCCGGGGGCATCGGGGCGAAATCCGGGTGGTACATGTGGCGCGGGATCCGGCTGGGCACTATCTGGCGGAGAAGCTGCTGAAGCTGCCAGGGGTCAGTGTCGAGCTGGTGCTGGTGGAGCATGTGGATGAAGCGTTGGCCGGGATGCGGCTGTTGTCGCGACAGACGGTGGCGCTGCTGTGTGGGGCACCGGGGAGTGTCGAGCGGTTTGCCCGACGCATGTTCATGGCAGGGGTACCGCGGGGACAGGTGTTTGCTGATGTGTTCGTCGAGCATGCCTGAGTAGCATTTGAAGTGCGAAGGGCCGCAAAGCGGAAGTGTCAGATTTTTTGTGTGCGGGCCGGTAACGGCCTGCCGTCAGGCAGGCCCTGACTTTCACCAGGTCGGCCTGATGAACCGATCTCCGTACAAAATCGCGAATTGATTCATCGCACTTTTCCAATCATGCGCCGCTGAGCCCCAGTTTGCCGTGATGTTTCGCAGCCCCAGCCAGATCAGCTTGGTAGCTGCGTCATCGTTCGGGAAATGGCCTCGGGTCTTGATGATCTTGCGCAGCTGGGCATTGATACTCTCGATGGCGTTGGTGGTGTAGATCACTTTCCGGATGGCTGGTGGGAAGACAAAGAAGGGAATCACTCGATCCCAGGCGCGTCTCCAGGCCGCAACGACCGTTGGATACTGCTTGCCCCAGGGCCCGTTTTCAAACTCATCGAGTGCCTGCTCAGCCGCTTCGGCGTTGATGGCCTGGTAGATCGGCTTGAGCGCCTTGGCCAGTGCCCGCCGCTTGTCCCAGGCTGCAAAGTCCAGGCTGTTGCGGATCAGGTGCACGATGCACGTCTGCAGAGTCGTCTCTGGAAACACGGCGCTGAGAGCCTCTGGCATGCCTTTGAGGCCATCGGTCACGGCAATCAGCACATCCTCGACACCACGTGTCTTGAGATCGTTAAAGACCTTCATCCAGAACTTCGCACCCTCGGTGTTCTCGATCCAGATGCCCAAGATATCGCGCGTCCCGTCGGGTAGAACGCCCAGCGCCAAGTAAATGGCCTTGTTGCGCACCAAGCCTTCTTCGCGGATCTTCACCCGCAGTGCATCGAAGAAAATGACCGGGTACATGGGCTCTAGTGGCCGCTGCTGCCACGCGCCAATTTCTTCCATGACCTCGTCTGTCACAGAGCTGATGAAGTCGGGTGAGACCTCTGTTCCATACTGCTCGGACAGAAAGGCTCGGATCTCTCTGACCGTCATGCCACGGGCGTACATGGCGATGATCTTGTCATCGAAACCGGTGTACCGCCGCTCATGCTTGGGGATGAGAATGGGCGCAAAACTGCCGTCTCGGTCACGAGGAATTTCCAGCCGCAGCGGGCCATCGCCGGTCAAAACCGTCTTGCCACTCTTGCCGTTACGCTGGTTGGTTTCATCCTCTGGGCGCTGCGCGCCCGGCGGATAACCCAGGTGGTGGCCAAGTTCGGCGTGCAGAGCGCGTTCGATCAAGGCCTTCTTGAACGCCGCAGAGGCATCCTCGATAGCCTCTGCGGTCATCAGGCCCTCACCGAACTGCTCCAGCAGCTCTTTGGGGATTTTGGGCAGGTCACGCAAGGGTTTCTTTTTGGTTGGCATACATGCACCTCTTACTCATGTTATGCCCGAACACAAAATTTCTGACACCCTCCGCAAAGCGGCCCCTCTTTCATGCGGCGCTGCGCTCGGCGACGGGCACCTCGGCCAGCCCCCGCCGATAGAGAACCAGGTAATACGACCCCAATCCGATCAACCAGCAGAACACTGCCGTCCACACATTGTGCGACAGGAAGTGCGCCCCCTGCATCATCCTGCCCACCGACAGTATCGACCCTGCTGTCAAGGCCACTACAAATGCCACTCGCGCCAGGCGTGGCTTGCGATCACGCAGCAGGAAGAACAAGGCGAACAGGCAGAAACCGGTCGCTGCATGCCCGCCCGGCCAGCACAGCCCAGGCTTGTCGGTAGGCGGCCGTGGCTCCAGCAGCTTGCTGTAGGTTTCGGTGCCGCCAAACTGGGTCAGGCTCCAAGGGCACTGCACCTGGGTGACTTTTTTCAGCGGCGTGACAAACGCCGTGGACAAGCCCAGTGCCAGCACCAGGCAGCCCAGTTCACGGCGCCAGCCAAACAGGCGCTTCCAGAAAAAGCTCGCGGCAAAGGTCAGCAGCGATATCACCCCCAACAGGATCACCACTTGCTTGACCCGGTCATGCAGGATGTTTTCCAACAGGTAACTGTGGCGGCCAATGAACTGCCCGGCAGCGGGGTCGAAGAACAGGTTGGCGACATCCATGTCGACTGAAGTCAGCTCCAGCAGGATCAAGGCCACCGCAGTCGCCAGGGGAATCCCCAGGTACAGCCAGTAGTTGATCGGGCGAGGGCGGGTGCGTTGCTGCATGACGGCTCCAGGGCGCGAAAAAGATCGGGCATTGTCGACCGCCCGCTATCCTGTGTCCGTGAAGGATCAGTGAAAAAACCGTCAAGTGCGGTGAATTTTCCCCAGGGCTGGCACCGTGCAGGCATAGGCCTTAAGCTGCGCCTGCCGCGCACCACAGCGAGAAGCGCCGCACAGGAGAAACCGATGCGCATTCTTTTGGTTGAAGACAACCGCGATATCCTGGCCAACCTGGCCGATTACCTGGGCATGAAAGGCTACACCGTCGACTGCGCCCAGGATGGCCTGTCCGGGCTGCATCTGGCCGCCACCGAACACTACGACCTGATCGTACTCGACATCATGCTGCCAGGCATCGATGGCTACACCCTGTGCAAGCGCCTGCGCGAAGATGCCCGCCGTGACACGCCGGTGATCATGCTCACTGCCCGTGACCAGCTGGACGACCGCCTGCAGGGCTTCCGCTCGGGGGCTGACGACTACCTGCTCAAGCCATTTGCCCTGTCGGAGCTGGCGGCGCGCATCGAAGCGGTGCTGCGCCGTGCCCAGGGCGGTGGGCGGCGCACCCTGCAGGTGGCTGACCTGAGCTACGACCTCGATACCCTGGAGGTTACCCGCCAGGGTCGCCTGTTGAAGCTCAACCCGGTCGGCCTCAAGCTGCTGGCGGTACTGATGCAGAAAAGCCCGCACGTACTGCGCCGCGAGGTGCTGGAAGAAGCCTTGTGGGGCGACGACTGCCCTGATAGCGACAGCCTGCGCAGCCATGTGCATCAGCTGCGCCAGGTGATCGACAAACCGTTTGAGAAACCGTTGCTGCATACCGTCCATGGCGTCGGCTATCGCCTCGCCGAGGGCCGCGATGGAGTTTAAGCAAAGCCTTGCCCAGCGCATCATCATCGCCTTTGCCCTGATGAGCGCGCTGGTGGCCGGGGCCTTCGCATTCGGTATCGTCGGCACGGTGCACCTGGTCGAAGAGCGACTGATTTCCTCGGTACTGGGCGGTGACCTGCAGCGCCTGCTGCGTATGGACAGCGTCAGTGACTGGAGTCATCGGCCTCGTCCAGACCAGCTGTTCTATTTCAGTGGCGGGCGTGACGACTTCGAGCTGCCCAAGGACCTGCGTCACCTCGACCGCGGTTTCCACGAGGTGTTCCGAGACCAGCTGTCCTACCACGCCATGGTCGAGATCGTCGATGGTCGCCGTTATGTACTGCTGCAGGACCAGAGCGACTTCGAGGAGCGCGAGCGCGTGCTTTTTGCCGTGGTTGTGGTGGGCTTCGTGCTCAGCCTGGTGCTGGCGGTCATCCTTGGCTGGCTGGTTGCACGTCGGGTAATGGCACCGGTCATCCGCCTGGCGCGTCAGGTGCGCCACCGCGATCAACTACTGGGCCTGGCCCCGCCGCTGGCTCCGGATTATGCGGCAGACGAAGTCGGCCAGCTTGCAGTGGCTTTCGACGATACCCTGGGTCGCCTGCGTGATGCGCTGACCCGCGAGCGGCTGTTCACCAGCGACGTCAGCCACGAGCTGCGCACGCCGTTGATGGTGTTGGCTACCTCGTGTGAGCTTCTGATGGAAAACCCTGGCCTCGATGCCCGCGCGCGTAGCCAGGTGGAGCGCGTGGCGCGGGCCACCGAAGAGATGCGCGAGCTGGTCAAGACCTTCCTCATGTTGGCCCGCGCGCAGCGTGATGAGGGGGCAGTGGCGTCACGGGCGACCCTGCGCGAAGTGGCCGACGAGCTCATCGGGGTGTGGCGTGACACCATCGAACAGAAAGGCCTCACCCTGTATTTCGATGGCCGCGTGAGCGCTAGCCCTGTGCTGTACAACGCCACCTTCCTGCAGTCGGTGATGGGCAACCTGCTGCGCAATGCGGCGCACTACACCGACAGTGGGTATATCCGCCTGAGCCTGGAAGCCAACGGTTTCAGCGTAGAGGACAGCGGCGTGGGTATCCCCGAAGAGCAGCGTGAGGCCATGTTCAGGCCGTTCGTGCGGGGCGATGAACGGCGTGGCGAGGGGCTTGGGCTGGGGCTTTCGCTGGTGCAGCGGATCTGCGACGACCAAGGTTGGCGTGTCACCCTGACATCCACCTTGCCGCATGGCTGCCGCTTCCAGGTGGACCTGAGCAACACCGCGACCAAAGGCGACCCGGACGCCCTGGTCGAGTAATTTCTTGTATCAGGTCAACGGGTGCCCAACGTTTTTTTCACATTGGCATGACCTGATTCCAACGCTTGCATGACTAGTGTGGGCGCAATGGAGTCAGGAGATGCCCAATGCGTAGCCCCATCAAGCTTGAATTTTCCGAGAAGTACGACAAAGACCATGCGCGCGAGTACTTTCTCAAGCACCAGGACGGCCTGGCGCGACGCCTTTCCCACAAGCGAGATGAGCAGTTGGCGCGCCGCGCCTTGGCATTGGCGGGCGAGCCTGGCCTGGTACTCGACCTGCCATGCGGAGCGGGCCGTTTCTGGCCGCTGTTGGCGGAAAAGCCCAATCGGGTAATCATCGGTGCCGACAACTCCGAGGCCATGATCGAGACAGCCTGTGCGGCGCAACCGCCAGAAGTTGTGGCACGGGTACGGCCTTTGCAGACTTCTGCATTTGCCATCGACCTGCCAGATAACGCCGTGGACAGTATTTTCTGCATGCGCCTGTTCCATCACATTGGCGAGTCGGCGCACAGAAAGACCATTCTTTCGGAATTTCAACGGGTTAGCCGTGATAGTGTGATCCTTTCCCTGTGGGTGGATGGCAACTTCAAGGCCTGGCGGCGGAAAAAGCTGGAGCAGCGCCGTAGCGCCAAGGCCGAGCAGGACAATTACCAGAACCGTTTCGTGTTACCTGCCGAAACGGTCGAAGAAGAATTCAGGGCCGCCGGCTTCAGAATCCAGGAACGCCTCGACTTCCTGCCGTTCTATGCCATGTGGCGGGTCTATGTATTGCGTAAGGGGTAGTGTTTGATGGCTGTAGCCCATAAAGGGGAAGCGCAGTTCGATTTTTACTGGCGCCAGCAAGGCGAGTGGGTCGAGGAGCCTAACCAGCGCCGCGGCGGCGAGAGTGGCGTGCAACGCCTCAACGATGCCGATGGCAAGCTGTTGTATGCCAAACGCCAGGTCGGGCATATCTACCGCAGCCTGTTGCACCCTTTTGGTCGGCCGACCGTGTTGCGTGAACTCGATGCGCTGAACAGTTTCGAGCAGTTGGGCGTGCGTGTACCGCGCATCGTCTTCTGTGGCGCGCAGCGCGATGCCGAGCACCAGTGGCGCGCGCTGCTGGTCAGCGAAGCGCTGGACGGTTTTGTCGAACTCGACACCTGGCATGCCGAAGGTGCCCGCGAGCGTTACCCGCAAGTGGTGCATGAGCGCATGCTCAAGGACCTGGCGGACAACCTGGCGCGGATGCACCTGGGGCACTGGCAGCACGGCTGCCTGTATGGCAAGCACGTATTCATCAAGGTAATTGGCGAAGGCGAGCAGGCCCGCGTCGAAGTGGCGCTGCTGGACCTGGAAAAGTGCAGGCGGCGTATCAGCTGCCAGCGGGCGGCCGGCAATGACTTGCGTCAGCTACGCCGCCATTCGTCGCTCAATGACGCGGAATGGCGGACGCTGCTCTACTTTTACAAGATGGCGTTTGGCAGCGCTGTCAAAGGGTTAGAGTAATGAAACTAGAAATTGCTCGAGCTTTGTTCCTGGTAGCTGGCCTGGCGGTGACCACCGTGGCGGTGGCTGCCTGGGAAGAGCCGAGGCCAACCGTGTTCAGCAAGGCTGAGATGGCAGACCAGTGCGCGTTGCCGCGGGATGCAAAACCGCAGCAGCAGGCCCGGAGCGAGCCAGACCAGGACCTTTTGCTGTTCCTGTTTGGCCTGCGTCAAGGGTTGCGGTCACAGGGATGAACCCTGCGTTAGCTGGAAAAGCCAGAGGCCTCGCGATTGCGGGGCCTTTGGTTTTTTGCGTCTGCCTTGCCGGCCTCTTCGCGGGCAGCCCGCCCCAAGGTCGGTTCAAGCGATTGCAGGTGCCTTGGCGCTCGCCTTGTGCGCCAGCAGGGTGTAGATGCACGGCAACACAAACAAGGTAAACAACGTGCCAATCGACATCCCGGTGGCAATCACCATACCGATGTCAAACCGGCTGACCGCTCCTGCCCCGCTTGCCAGAATCAGCGGCACCATGCCGAACACCATAGCCGCAGTGGTCATCAGCACCGGCCGCAGGCGAATGGCCGCTGCTTCCTCGATCGCTTCGCGCACACTCAAGCCACGCTCATCGCGTAGCTGATTGGCGAACTCGACGATCAGGATACCGTGCTTGCTGATAAGCCCGATCAATGTCACCAGCCCGACCTGGGTGTAGATGTTCATGCTCGACACACCCAGGAACAGCGGCAAAAGCGCGCCACAGATGGACAACGGCACTGTCACCAGAATCACCAACGGGTCGCGGAAGCTTTCGAACTGTGCAGCCAGTACGAGGAAAATGATCGCCAGCGCCAGGCCGAAGGTGACCCACAATGCGCTGCCTTCCTGTACATACTGGCGGGCCGCGCCGGCGTAGTCGAAGGCAAAGCCTTCCGGGGCCTCTTCGCGAGCGATGTCCTGCACGGTCTTGAGCGCCTCGCCCAGGCTGACCATGGGCACGCCCTGAATGATCGCAGCGTTCAGTTGCTGGAACTGGTTGAGCTGGCGTGGGCGAGCGCGGTCGGTGAGGGTGATCAGGGTCGACAGCGGTAGCAACTGGCCCTGGTCGTTCTTCACGTAGTAGTTGTTCAGCCAGCCGGGGTTGTCGCGGTAAGGCCGTTCAACCTGGGCGATCACCTTGTAACTGCGGCCTTCAAGGGTGAAACGGTTGATTTCCGCCTCGCCCAGCAGGGTCGCCAAGGTGCCGCCGAGGGTGTCCATCGACACCCCCATCTGCGCCGCCTTTGCCCGGTCGATGTCCACCACCACTTCGGGTTTGTCGAAGGCAAGATCGATATCGAGGAAGGCGAACTTGCCCGATTCCTGAGCGCGCGTCTTGATGCGTTGGGCCACGTCCAGCAGTGC encodes:
- a CDS encoding DJ-1/PfpI family protein encodes the protein MTAKKILMLVGDYVEDYEAMVPFQALSMVGHTVHAVCPEKLAGQTVRTAIHDFEGEQTYSEKPGHNFALNYDFVRVRPESYDALLIPGGRAPEYLRLNEKVLDLVRAFDQAGKPIAAVCHGAQLLAAAGVLEGRECSAYPACAPEVRLAGGTFIDIAVDQAHVDGNLVTAPAWPAHPAWLAAFLKVLGTRIV
- a CDS encoding nuclear transport factor 2 family protein, which codes for MTATELVNAYYAAFNAGDMPAFLALLSEDVIHDINQGERQMGKARFAAFMEKMNRCYRERLADIVVMQNADGSRAAAEFTVHGQYLADDEGLPTANGQTYVLPAGAFFYIHCGKIARVTNYYNLNDWVEQVA
- a CDS encoding GNAT family N-acetyltransferase; amino-acid sequence: MEIRLLHGAAIAPYIDDLARLRLTVFREFPYLYDGTPEYEADYLANYARSGRSLVVLALDDGKVVGASTGLPLVDVAPEFQQPFLAQGRDPASVYYFGESLVLPAYRGQGLGVRFFIERESYAHKLAEFDYCAFCAVERPGAHPRRPAEYKPLHGFWRNRGFLHDPSLRTTYAWRDLDEQESSDKLMSFWLKALPV
- a CDS encoding carbon-nitrogen hydrolase family protein; its protein translation is MIRLAACQYAIELHETWDAYADHLQGLCAEAVEAGARLLLLPEYAGLVLSGQLSAGQREDLKASIAGIQPLIEPWKALCESLARRWGIYLQPGSVPVLDNDGRYRNRAWLFGPQGVLGYQDKLMMTRFEREQWDIAAGQGLQVFETELGRLGILICYDNEFPMLARRLAECGADLILAPSCTDTEAGYHRVRIGAQARALESQIAVLQSPTVGVAPWSPALDENIGRAGLFVPPDHGMPGDGVVALSEQLNPDCSQWLVCEVDLEEVRRVRREGQVFTWRDWPEQFERVL
- a CDS encoding fumarate hydratase, producing MTVIKQDDLIQSVADALQFISYYHPVDFIQAMHEAYLREESPAARDSIAQILINSRMCATGHRPICQDTGIVTVFIRVGMDVRWDGATMSVDDMINEGVRRAYNLPENVLRASILADPAGARKNTKDNTPAVIHYSIVPGDKVEVDVAAKGGGSENKSKMAMLNPSDSIVDWVLKTVPTMGAGWCPPGMLGIGIGGTAEKAAVMAKEVLMESIDIHELKARGPQNRLEEIRLELFDKVNQLGIGAQGLGGLTTVLDVKIMDYPTHAASLPVCMIPNCAATRHAHFVLDGTGPAELEAPSLDAYPEIVWEAGPSARRVNLDDITPEEVASWKPGETILLNGKMLTGRDAAHKRMVEMLNRGEELPVDLKGRFIYYVGPVDPVGDEVVGPAGPTTATRMDKFTRQILEQTGLLGMIGKSERGPTAIEAIKDNKAVYLMAVGGAAYLVAQAIRKSKVLAFAELGMEAIYEFEVKDMPVTVAVDSNGESVHITGPALWQSKIAESLAVEVK
- a CDS encoding iron-sulfur-binding ferredoxin reductase, giving the protein MPEICVGERRWLVPIGSNLLDALNEAGLNVPYSCRAGSCHACLVRCLEGQPADALPEALALEKHAQGWRLACQCRVVEDLRVALYDPQQGGVPAQVCALDWFGDVLRLRLRPDRVVRYQAGQHVVLWLGAVARPYSLASLPGEDDFLEFHIDCQRPGAFCDKARGLQVGDEMRLGEFRGGALHYDPDWQERPLWLLAAGTGLAPLWGILREALRRGHRGEIRVVHVARDPAGHYLAEKLLKLPGVSVELVLVEHVDEALAGMRLLSRQTVALLCGAPGSVERFARRMFMAGVPRGQVFADVFVEHA
- a CDS encoding IS256 family transposase → MPTKKKPLRDLPKIPKELLEQFGEGLMTAEAIEDASAAFKKALIERALHAELGHHLGYPPGAQRPEDETNQRNGKSGKTVLTGDGPLRLEIPRDRDGSFAPILIPKHERRYTGFDDKIIAMYARGMTVREIRAFLSEQYGTEVSPDFISSVTDEVMEEIGAWQQRPLEPMYPVIFFDALRVKIREEGLVRNKAIYLALGVLPDGTRDILGIWIENTEGAKFWMKVFNDLKTRGVEDVLIAVTDGLKGMPEALSAVFPETTLQTCIVHLIRNSLDFAAWDKRRALAKALKPIYQAINAEAAEQALDEFENGPWGKQYPTVVAAWRRAWDRVIPFFVFPPAIRKVIYTTNAIESINAQLRKIIKTRGHFPNDDAATKLIWLGLRNITANWGSAAHDWKSAMNQFAILYGDRFIRPTW
- a CDS encoding phosphatase PAP2 family protein, translating into MQQRTRPRPINYWLYLGIPLATAVALILLELTSVDMDVANLFFDPAAGQFIGRHSYLLENILHDRVKQVVILLGVISLLTFAASFFWKRLFGWRRELGCLVLALGLSTAFVTPLKKVTQVQCPWSLTQFGGTETYSKLLEPRPPTDKPGLCWPGGHAATGFCLFALFFLLRDRKPRLARVAFVVALTAGSILSVGRMMQGAHFLSHNVWTAVFCWLIGLGSYYLVLYRRGLAEVPVAERSAA
- the colR gene encoding two-component system response regulator ColR encodes the protein MRILLVEDNRDILANLADYLGMKGYTVDCAQDGLSGLHLAATEHYDLIVLDIMLPGIDGYTLCKRLREDARRDTPVIMLTARDQLDDRLQGFRSGADDYLLKPFALSELAARIEAVLRRAQGGGRRTLQVADLSYDLDTLEVTRQGRLLKLNPVGLKLLAVLMQKSPHVLRREVLEEALWGDDCPDSDSLRSHVHQLRQVIDKPFEKPLLHTVHGVGYRLAEGRDGV